From the Limosilactobacillus panis genome, one window contains:
- a CDS encoding phage/plasmid primase, P4 family → MAYEAIPEELRKLKQWGIFHRIWVEKRHKYTKIPLNPWNGKDGKSNDSSTWSDFDTALRAIDKYPQADGLAFYFANGYVGLDIDHIADELEKVKEGDNDPENYVNKAHQLTKGSYMEISMSGEGIHCIFKGKIPGNRRRKGNYEMYQSGRFFALTGNTLNNHPAIKSLDHEEMAKLYTHYFGNDKVMPFPQNSPQITTNDLSLDEVVSRAEKSSSGKRFKMFMEGGWEDFYPSQSEADMAFANDLAFWTGRDFNQMDTIFRESSLMRPKFDSKRGKTTYGIALLNKAINETSDVFNPHGKPEFNYDLSFLNNDKSAKKHPQRSWDDMGNAERFMDMYGDNFKYSYIDKCFYYYNNSYWEPDQTGIVEKCADSVISNMKNEVLNIAPGVDEEEVEKKWQKFLAKSRSNRSKKNMLEEVKHHIPVLHDQFDKEIMLLNTKSGYVDLNSGVLYDHDREKMFSQQTASEYTDNIDCPEWDEFLHQIFNDNEELIHYIQKAVGYSATGSVKEQVMFILYGNGRNGKSVFINTIADILGTYAETMNVSSIMVKNNSGANSDIARLEGARLVISSEANEGSRLDEGLLKQLTGGDKIVARHLYGNEFEFNPEFKLWMATNHKPLIRGTDEGIWRRIMLIPFTVQIPKEKVDKDLKYKLQREGAGILNWIVQGAMMWQTEGLNPPEIVTKASQEYKDEMDVISYFISEKCEVGDEYRAPAGELFNVYREWANESGEYSMPKQKFGREMRKKFKYKKSGNRYYLGLQIRRDSRTNFLNNA, encoded by the coding sequence ATGGCATACGAAGCGATTCCCGAAGAATTACGCAAGTTAAAACAGTGGGGAATCTTTCATCGTATCTGGGTAGAGAAACGACATAAGTATACAAAGATACCTCTCAATCCTTGGAATGGGAAAGACGGTAAATCTAATGATTCCAGTACATGGTCTGATTTTGATACAGCATTAAGGGCCATTGATAAATATCCGCAAGCAGACGGATTAGCATTCTATTTTGCTAATGGTTATGTGGGACTAGATATTGACCACATTGCTGACGAACTAGAAAAGGTAAAAGAAGGGGACAACGACCCCGAGAATTATGTTAATAAAGCCCATCAGCTAACCAAGGGTAGCTATATGGAAATATCCATGTCTGGCGAAGGTATTCACTGCATTTTCAAAGGTAAAATACCGGGCAATCGTCGGCGTAAAGGTAACTATGAAATGTACCAATCTGGTCGTTTCTTCGCTTTGACAGGAAATACCTTGAATAACCACCCAGCGATTAAATCACTGGACCACGAAGAAATGGCGAAACTGTATACTCATTATTTCGGTAATGACAAGGTAATGCCATTTCCTCAGAACTCTCCACAAATTACTACGAATGACCTATCACTGGATGAAGTCGTTTCAAGAGCGGAAAAATCATCAAGCGGCAAGCGTTTCAAGATGTTCATGGAAGGTGGCTGGGAAGATTTCTATCCCAGTCAATCTGAAGCTGATATGGCGTTTGCTAATGACCTAGCATTTTGGACTGGCCGTGATTTCAATCAAATGGATACTATCTTTCGTGAATCAAGCTTAATGCGTCCCAAGTTTGATAGCAAACGTGGAAAAACCACTTATGGAATTGCCTTACTAAATAAAGCTATCAATGAAACATCGGATGTGTTTAACCCACATGGTAAGCCAGAGTTTAATTATGATTTATCTTTTCTCAACAATGACAAATCTGCAAAGAAACATCCCCAACGTTCATGGGATGATATGGGAAATGCTGAACGCTTTATGGACATGTACGGTGACAACTTTAAGTATTCGTATATCGATAAATGCTTCTATTACTACAACAACTCTTACTGGGAGCCAGACCAAACTGGTATTGTTGAGAAATGTGCTGATAGTGTAATCAGCAATATGAAAAACGAAGTGCTTAACATTGCACCGGGTGTTGATGAAGAGGAAGTCGAAAAGAAATGGCAAAAATTCCTCGCTAAATCGAGAAGCAACCGGAGTAAGAAAAACATGCTTGAAGAAGTTAAACACCACATACCAGTCCTCCACGATCAGTTTGACAAGGAAATTATGCTACTGAATACCAAGTCAGGCTATGTGGACTTAAACAGTGGCGTTTTATATGATCATGATCGTGAAAAAATGTTTAGTCAACAAACAGCTTCAGAATATACCGACAATATTGATTGTCCAGAATGGGATGAATTTCTTCATCAGATCTTTAATGATAATGAAGAATTAATCCATTACATTCAAAAAGCGGTTGGCTATTCAGCTACCGGATCGGTCAAAGAACAAGTGATGTTTATTTTGTACGGTAACGGACGAAATGGTAAATCGGTTTTCATTAATACGATTGCTGATATTTTAGGAACTTACGCTGAAACCATGAATGTTAGTTCCATTATGGTCAAGAACAATAGTGGTGCTAACTCTGACATTGCACGTTTAGAGGGAGCAAGATTGGTTATTTCTAGTGAAGCTAACGAAGGTAGTCGATTAGATGAAGGACTGCTAAAGCAATTAACCGGTGGTGACAAAATTGTTGCTCGTCACCTCTACGGTAATGAATTTGAGTTTAATCCTGAATTTAAATTGTGGATGGCAACCAACCATAAGCCATTAATTCGTGGAACAGACGAAGGCATCTGGCGGCGAATCATGTTAATTCCATTTACTGTACAAATTCCAAAAGAGAAAGTTGATAAAGACCTAAAGTACAAATTGCAACGTGAAGGTGCAGGTATTCTCAATTGGATTGTACAAGGGGCAATGATGTGGCAAACCGAAGGACTAAATCCCCCGGAAATTGTTACAAAAGCCAGTCAAGAATACAAAGACGAAATGGATGTCATTTCTTACTTTATTTCCGAAAAATGTGAAGTTGGGGATGAATACAGGGCACCAGCTGGAGAACTATTTAACGTATATCGTGAATGGGCAAACGAATCCGGTGAATATTCAATGCCTAAGCAAAAGTTTGGAAGAGAGATGCGGAAGAAATTCAAATATAAGAAAAGTGGAAATCGTTATTATCTTGGTTTACAGATTAGGCGAGATTCACGAACTAATTTTTTGAATAACGCTTGA
- a CDS encoding VRR-NUC domain-containing protein has protein sequence MLSEHSIQSAIMVAVSKHQCTIFRSNVGKVKTADGRWFDTGLPKGHPDLYCFKWSNGKICYIEVKNEKGRLRQDQIRFHKMLTKHHIIHCCARSVDDAIKTIDEELVGYGYPDWRA, from the coding sequence ATGTTAAGCGAACATTCAATACAATCAGCCATTATGGTGGCCGTATCGAAACACCAGTGTACAATATTTCGAAGTAACGTGGGCAAGGTTAAAACCGCTGACGGGCGTTGGTTTGATACTGGACTACCAAAGGGACACCCTGATTTGTACTGTTTTAAGTGGTCAAACGGAAAAATTTGTTACATCGAAGTGAAAAACGAAAAAGGTCGATTAAGGCAAGACCAGATTCGTTTTCACAAGATGCTAACGAAACATCACATAATCCATTGCTGTGCAAGAAGTGTGGATGATGCTATTAAAACTATTGACGAAGAATTAGTCGGCTATGGTTATCCTGACTGGAGGGCGTAA